In one Sulfuricella sp. genomic region, the following are encoded:
- the dacB gene encoding D-alanyl-D-alanine carboxypeptidase/D-alanyl-D-alanine-endopeptidase, protein MRSEEFSGLGAKLLVLLIVWSSVIANADSLPAPVRAALKEAGLPQSSLGVWVQDTQARRALLDVGAEHAMNPASSMKLVTTYAALELLGPAYRWKTETYAGGPLTGEALNDGLILKGYGDPKLTLENFWLLLRDLRQRGVRDIRGGVILDQSYFEPAAHDPAAFDNEPLRAYNTLPQALLVNFNAIRLRLLPDGHGIRVVPDPAPSSLKVVSYIEMDSAPCGDWREGIATEVAAAGTERVLTLRGRFSATCGEKSFNLNLLPNGSYVDSVFRLLWEELGGTLNGSVRAGEVPPGAALLASFDSPPLGDAIRDINKFSNNVMARQLFLTLGAAQSGPPATPRKGTDAIEGWLAAKGLDFPELVLENGSGLSRLERISPRHLGTLLVSASNSPVFGEFESSLPIVAVDGTMKKRLQDHAVAGHAHIKTGSLEGVRSVAGYVFDAKGRRMAVVAMVNHPRAGAARPALDALLQWVYERH, encoded by the coding sequence GTGAGGAGTGAGGAGTTTTCCGGATTAGGCGCAAAGCTGCTGGTGCTGCTGATCGTTTGGTCTTCGGTCATAGCGAATGCAGACAGCTTGCCCGCGCCGGTGCGCGCCGCTCTCAAGGAAGCCGGTTTGCCTCAATCCAGCCTGGGCGTATGGGTGCAGGATACCCAGGCCAGAAGGGCGCTGCTGGATGTGGGCGCGGAGCATGCCATGAACCCTGCATCCAGCATGAAGCTGGTGACCACTTACGCCGCGCTGGAACTGCTCGGGCCGGCGTATCGCTGGAAAACGGAAACCTATGCGGGCGGGCCGCTGACGGGCGAGGCGCTGAATGACGGCCTGATCCTCAAGGGTTATGGCGACCCCAAGCTGACCCTGGAAAATTTCTGGCTGCTGCTGCGCGATCTGCGCCAGCGCGGGGTGCGCGATATCCGTGGCGGAGTGATTCTGGACCAGAGCTATTTTGAGCCCGCCGCGCACGATCCGGCAGCCTTCGATAACGAGCCGCTGCGCGCCTACAACACTCTTCCCCAGGCCTTGCTGGTCAATTTCAACGCCATCCGCCTGCGTTTGCTGCCGGATGGCCATGGGATCAGGGTTGTTCCAGATCCCGCGCCATCTTCATTAAAAGTGGTCAGTTACATCGAAATGGATTCCGCCCCCTGCGGCGACTGGCGCGAAGGCATTGCCACCGAAGTGGCGGCAGCGGGGACAGAGCGAGTACTGACTTTGCGCGGGCGCTTCTCTGCTACTTGTGGAGAAAAGAGTTTCAACCTCAATCTGCTGCCCAATGGCAGTTATGTGGACAGCGTTTTTCGCCTGTTGTGGGAAGAACTGGGTGGAACGCTGAACGGCAGCGTCCGGGCGGGTGAGGTGCCGCCGGGAGCGGCCCTGCTGGCAAGCTTCGACTCGCCTCCGCTGGGCGATGCGATTCGCGATATCAACAAATTCAGCAACAACGTCATGGCGCGCCAATTGTTCCTGACGCTCGGCGCCGCGCAATCCGGCCCGCCCGCCACGCCGCGCAAGGGTACAGATGCGATCGAAGGCTGGCTGGCGGCGAAAGGGCTGGACTTCCCCGAGCTGGTGCTGGAAAACGGCTCCGGCCTGTCGCGTCTGGAACGCATCAGCCCGCGGCACCTCGGGACGCTGCTGGTGAGCGCCAGCAACAGCCCGGTGTTTGGCGAATTCGAGTCTTCCCTGCCCATCGTGGCGGTGGATGGCACCATGAAAAAACGTTTGCAGGATCACGCGGTGGCCGGCCATGCCCACATCAAGACCGGCTCGCTGGAAGGCGTGCGCAGCGTGGCGGGCTACGTGTTCGACGCAAAAGGCAGGCGCATGGCCGTGGTGGCGATGGTCAACCATCCGCGCGCCGGGGCTGCGAGGCCGGCGCTGGACGCCTTGCTGCAATGGGTCTATGAGCGCCATTAA
- a CDS encoding MBL fold metallo-hydrolase — protein MKIQFHGASREVTGSCYALDADGVRFLVDCGMFQGGREARDKNHAAFEFNPREIDFVLLTHAHIDHSGMLPRLAADGFSGPIYTTHATSELLEIMLRDSAHIQEKEAEWGQYAKGRNSRKAGDAEVKPLYTVDEAEACLTQLREVTYDTELSPHASVRCKFREAGHILGSAIIEVWVEDAGRTQKLVFSGDLGNAGQPILQDPAIIESADVLLIESTYGNRLHKTMDQTMDELVHAVTDTLKRKGGNVIIPAFTVGRTQEILYLLYDLVRQGRLHDLDIYVDSPMATSATEITMKHIELMDTEARGLMQWMRSGKNVPRIQFTETVQDSMALNHIQGGAIIISASGMCDAGRIKHHLRYNLGRPECSVLITGFQAGGTLGRRLVDGAKMVRIFGQDIPVRADLYTIGGLSAHADQAGLLSWLGHFRKPPHHTFIVHGEENVAFGFADLIRKNWNWHVEVPGYRDEFEI, from the coding sequence ATGAAAATTCAATTCCATGGCGCCAGCCGTGAGGTAACGGGATCCTGCTATGCGCTGGACGCCGACGGCGTGCGTTTTCTGGTGGATTGCGGCATGTTTCAGGGTGGACGCGAGGCGCGCGACAAGAACCATGCCGCTTTCGAATTCAATCCGCGCGAGATCGACTTCGTGCTGCTCACCCATGCCCATATCGACCATTCCGGCATGCTGCCGCGTCTTGCCGCCGATGGCTTCAGCGGGCCGATTTATACCACCCATGCCACGTCAGAACTGCTTGAAATCATGTTGCGCGACTCGGCGCATATTCAGGAAAAAGAGGCAGAGTGGGGGCAATATGCCAAGGGGCGGAATTCGCGCAAGGCCGGGGATGCAGAGGTAAAACCACTTTATACCGTGGACGAGGCAGAAGCCTGCCTCACCCAGTTGCGTGAGGTTACCTACGACACTGAACTGTCGCCCCATGCCTCGGTGCGCTGCAAATTCCGCGAGGCGGGGCATATTCTTGGTTCGGCGATCATAGAGGTCTGGGTGGAGGATGCCGGGCGGACGCAGAAGCTGGTGTTCTCAGGCGATCTCGGCAACGCCGGCCAGCCCATCCTGCAGGACCCCGCCATCATCGAATCCGCAGACGTGCTTCTGATCGAATCCACCTATGGCAATCGCCTGCACAAAACCATGGACCAGACCATGGATGAACTGGTGCATGCCGTGACCGACACCCTCAAGCGCAAGGGCGGCAACGTCATTATCCCCGCCTTCACGGTGGGGCGTACCCAGGAAATTCTTTACCTGCTCTACGATCTGGTGCGCCAGGGGCGGCTGCATGATCTGGACATCTATGTCGATTCACCCATGGCAACCAGCGCCACTGAAATCACCATGAAGCACATCGAGCTCATGGATACCGAGGCGCGCGGCCTGATGCAATGGATGAGAAGCGGGAAGAACGTGCCGCGCATCCAGTTCACCGAAACCGTGCAGGACTCCATGGCGCTCAACCACATCCAGGGCGGCGCCATCATCATTTCCGCCAGCGGCATGTGCGACGCCGGGCGCATCAAGCACCACCTGCGCTACAACCTGGGGCGGCCCGAGTGCTCGGTGCTGATCACCGGCTTCCAGGCTGGCGGCACCCTGGGGCGGCGCCTGGTGGATGGGGCCAAGATGGTACGCATTTTCGGTCAGGACATCCCGGTGCGCGCCGATCTCTACACCATCGGCGGCCTTTCCGCCCACGCCGACCAGGCAGGCTTGCTGTCCTGGCTGGGGCATTTCAGGAAGCCGCCGCATCATACCTTCATCGTCCATGGCGAAGAAAATGTCGCTTTCGGCTTTGCCGACCTGATCCGCAAAAACTGGAACTGGCATGTCGAAGTGCCGGGGTATCGGGATGAGTTCGAGATTTAG
- a CDS encoding DJ-1 family glyoxalase III, with product MPKVLVPLAAGCEEIEAVTIIDLLRRAGIEVVVAGLQPGIVRASRGTLLVPDCTLDVALQEDFDMVVLPGGMPGMTNLKDDPRTIPLLQKMAQNDKYVCAICAAPVVLAGAGLLKGKEATSYPGFLDTMNLPDTTFSNAPVVTDGKIITSRGPGTAMDFALELIETLAGRARRDEVEAGLQRPGKY from the coding sequence ATGCCAAAAGTTCTTGTTCCCCTCGCCGCTGGCTGCGAAGAGATTGAAGCCGTCACCATCATCGACCTGCTGCGCCGAGCCGGAATCGAAGTTGTGGTGGCTGGGTTGCAGCCGGGTATCGTCAGGGCCAGCCGGGGCACGCTGCTGGTGCCGGACTGTACGCTCGACGTTGCGCTGCAGGAAGATTTCGACATGGTGGTGTTGCCCGGAGGCATGCCGGGCATGACGAATCTCAAGGATGATCCGCGCACCATTCCCCTGCTGCAAAAGATGGCGCAAAATGACAAGTACGTCTGCGCAATTTGTGCGGCCCCCGTGGTGCTCGCCGGGGCTGGCTTGCTGAAGGGGAAGGAAGCAACCAGTTATCCGGGGTTCCTGGATACGATGAACTTGCCTGATACCACTTTCAGCAATGCCCCGGTGGTGACGGATGGCAAGATAATCACCTCGCGTGGTCCCGGCACGGCGATGGATTTCGCGCTGGAACTGATCGAAACCCTGGCCGGACGCGCCCGGCGTGATGAAGTGGAAGCCGGTTTGCAGCGGCCCGGAAAATACTGA
- a CDS encoding YajQ family cyclic di-GMP-binding protein produces the protein MPSFDIVSEVDKQELRNAVDQANKVVSGRFDFKGSDSRVEQAEYVLTLFADDDFKLDQVFDILNQTFGKRGIDVSCLDKGKIEKISGNKVKQTITVKTGVETDLAKKIVKLIKDSKLKVQASIQGDAVRVTGAKRDLLQDTIALVKKSITDFPLQYQNFRD, from the coding sequence ATGCCTTCATTTGATATCGTTTCCGAAGTAGACAAGCAGGAGCTGCGCAACGCGGTGGATCAGGCCAACAAGGTCGTCAGCGGCCGCTTCGATTTCAAGGGCTCCGATTCGCGCGTCGAACAGGCGGAGTATGTGCTGACTCTGTTTGCCGACGATGACTTCAAGCTGGACCAGGTGTTCGACATCCTCAACCAGACTTTCGGCAAGCGCGGCATTGACGTGAGCTGCCTGGACAAGGGCAAGATCGAGAAAATCAGCGGCAACAAGGTCAAACAGACCATCACGGTGAAAACCGGGGTGGAGACCGATCTGGCAAAGAAGATCGTCAAGCTGATCAAGGACAGCAAGCTCAAGGTTCAGGCCAGCATTCAGGGCGATGCGGTGCGCGTTACCGGTGCCAAGCGCGATCTGCTGCAGGACACCATTGCGCTGGTGAAGAAGTCCATTACCGACTTCCCGCTGCAGTACCAGAATTTCCGGGATTAG
- a CDS encoding pyrimidine/purine nucleoside phosphorylase codes for MSQFDNVSVVKKANVYFDGKCVSHTVQFPDGSKKSVGVIFPSSLVFNTGAPEIMEINAGVCKVRLKGENEWKTYRAGEKFSVPGNSSFDIETVEMLDYVCHFITESTCCAG; via the coding sequence ATGTCGCAGTTCGACAATGTATCCGTAGTCAAAAAAGCCAATGTCTATTTCGATGGCAAGTGTGTTTCCCACACTGTGCAGTTTCCGGATGGAAGCAAAAAATCCGTGGGCGTGATTTTTCCATCCAGCCTGGTATTCAATACCGGCGCGCCGGAAATCATGGAAATCAACGCTGGCGTGTGCAAGGTGCGCCTCAAGGGCGAGAATGAATGGAAAACCTACCGCGCAGGGGAAAAATTCAGCGTGCCGGGCAACAGCAGTTTCGACATCGAAACGGTGGAAATGCTCGATTACGTCTGCCACTTCATCACTGAATCCACCTGTTGCGCGGGTTAA
- a CDS encoding DUF2788 domain-containing protein codes for MFGGWTEEQVSEFGMTFGVGAFMLYMLFIIGELAWKSKAGKTGTFVLFFVLAFGMLGFVAKAVIQKIWGI; via the coding sequence ATGTTCGGTGGCTGGACTGAAGAACAGGTATCCGAATTTGGCATGACCTTTGGTGTGGGCGCCTTCATGCTCTACATGCTGTTCATCATCGGCGAACTGGCATGGAAATCGAAGGCGGGCAAGACCGGAACTTTCGTGCTCTTTTTCGTCCTGGCCTTTGGCATGCTGGGCTTTGTCGCCAAGGCAGTCATTCAAAAAATATGGGGAATCTGA
- a CDS encoding argininosuccinate synthase → MSNVKKVVLAYSGGLDTSVILKWLQDNYQCEVVTFTADVGQGEELEPAREKARNFGIKEIYIDDLREEFVRDFVFPMFRANTVYEGEYLLGTSIARPLIAKRLIEIARETGAQAISHGATGKGNDQVRFELGAYALNPEIKIIAPWREWDLLSREKLLAYAEQHGIPVDMKHKQGGSPYSMDANLLHISYEGRHLENPAAEAEEDMWRWTVSPEKAPDQAEYLDIEYANGDPVALNGKKLSPAEMLAELNRLGGKHGIGRLDLVENRYVGMKSRGCYETPGGTIMLKAHRAIESITLDREVAHLKDDLMPRYASLIYNGYWWAPERKALQVLIDHTQSNVNGWVRVKLYKGNVIVVGRDSRTDSLFDSTIATFEDDAGAYNQADAGGFIKLNALRMRIAAKAGRK, encoded by the coding sequence ATGAGCAACGTCAAGAAAGTCGTGCTCGCCTATTCTGGCGGGCTGGATACCTCGGTGATTCTGAAATGGCTGCAGGACAACTACCAGTGTGAGGTCGTCACCTTCACCGCGGACGTGGGGCAGGGCGAGGAGCTTGAGCCGGCACGCGAGAAGGCCAGGAATTTCGGCATCAAGGAAATCTATATCGACGATCTGCGCGAGGAATTCGTGCGCGATTTCGTTTTCCCCATGTTCCGTGCCAACACGGTTTACGAGGGTGAATACCTGCTGGGCACCTCGATCGCACGTCCGCTGATCGCCAAACGCCTGATCGAGATCGCCCGTGAAACCGGCGCGCAAGCGATTTCACACGGCGCCACCGGCAAGGGCAACGATCAGGTGCGCTTCGAGCTCGGTGCCTACGCGCTCAACCCAGAAATCAAGATCATTGCCCCATGGCGCGAGTGGGATCTGCTGTCGCGCGAAAAACTGCTGGCCTACGCCGAGCAGCACGGCATCCCGGTGGACATGAAGCACAAGCAGGGCGGTAGCCCTTACTCGATGGACGCCAACCTGCTGCACATCAGCTACGAAGGCCGCCACCTGGAAAACCCCGCCGCAGAGGCCGAGGAAGACATGTGGCGCTGGACGGTATCGCCAGAGAAGGCGCCAGACCAGGCCGAGTACCTGGACATCGAATACGCCAACGGCGACCCGGTGGCCCTCAATGGCAAGAAACTGTCGCCAGCCGAAATGCTGGCCGAGCTCAACCGCTTGGGCGGCAAGCACGGCATCGGCCGCCTCGATCTGGTGGAAAACCGCTATGTCGGCATGAAGTCGCGCGGCTGCTACGAAACTCCGGGCGGCACCATCATGCTGAAAGCCCACCGCGCCATCGAATCCATCACCCTGGACCGCGAAGTGGCGCACCTCAAGGACGACCTGATGCCGCGCTACGCCAGCCTGATCTACAACGGCTACTGGTGGGCGCCGGAACGCAAGGCGCTGCAGGTGCTGATCGACCATACCCAGAGCAACGTCAACGGCTGGGTGCGTGTCAAGCTCTACAAGGGCAACGTCATCGTGGTGGGGCGCGATTCCAGGACCGATTCGCTGTTCGACTCGACCATCGCCACTTTCGAGGACGATGCCGGCGCCTACAACCAGGCCGATGCAGGCGGCTTCATCAAGCTTAACGCCCTGCGCATGCGCATTGCCGCCAAGGCCGGGCGCAAGTAG
- the argF gene encoding ornithine carbamoyltransferase produces MEIKHFLQFKDLSSAEFEYLFERTRWIKSQFKQYIPYHPLHDRTLVMIFEKASTRTRLSFEAGMHQLGGSAIYLNTRDSQLGRGEPVEDAAQVISRMSDLVMIRTFEQEIIERFAANSRVPVINGLTNEYHPCQILADIFTFIEHRGSIKGKTVAWIGDSNNVCNTWLQAAEVLDFNIHVSTPPGYEVEPERAGLYGTDHYEEFTDPMEAARGADLVTTDVWTSMGFEAENEERMRDFEDWQVDADMMKLAKTDALFMHCLPAHRGEEVAAEVIDGPHSVVWDEAENRLHAQKALMEYLMLGKIN; encoded by the coding sequence ATGGAGATCAAACACTTTCTGCAGTTCAAGGACCTGAGCAGCGCCGAGTTCGAATACCTGTTCGAGCGCACGCGCTGGATCAAGTCCCAGTTCAAGCAATATATCCCCTACCATCCGCTGCACGACCGCACCCTGGTGATGATCTTCGAGAAGGCCAGCACGCGCACGCGCCTTTCCTTCGAGGCGGGCATGCACCAGCTCGGCGGCAGCGCCATTTACCTGAACACGCGTGATTCCCAACTGGGCCGCGGCGAGCCGGTGGAAGACGCGGCACAGGTGATTTCGCGCATGAGCGATCTGGTCATGATCCGCACCTTCGAACAGGAAATCATCGAGCGCTTTGCGGCAAATTCCCGCGTGCCGGTGATCAATGGCCTGACCAACGAATATCATCCCTGTCAGATCCTGGCCGACATTTTTACCTTCATCGAGCATCGCGGTTCGATCAAGGGCAAGACCGTGGCGTGGATCGGCGACTCCAACAATGTCTGCAACACCTGGCTGCAGGCGGCCGAAGTGCTGGATTTCAACATCCACGTTTCGACCCCGCCCGGCTACGAGGTTGAGCCGGAGCGCGCCGGCCTGTATGGCACCGATCACTACGAAGAGTTTACCGATCCCATGGAAGCCGCCCGTGGCGCGGACCTGGTCACGACGGACGTGTGGACCAGCATGGGCTTCGAGGCTGAAAATGAAGAGCGCATGCGCGACTTCGAGGACTGGCAGGTGGATGCCGACATGATGAAACTCGCCAAGACGGACGCGCTGTTCATGCACTGCCTGCCTGCACATCGCGGCGAGGAAGTTGCGGCTGAAGTCATCGACGGCCCGCACAGCGTGGTGTGGGATGAGGCAGAGAACCGCCTGCATGCACAGAAAGCGCTGATGGAATACCTGATGCTGGGCAAAATCAATTAG